Genomic segment of Candidatus Chlorohelix allophototropha:
AATGGCGAAGAAGCGCTGGTGGCTTATGATAAGGCTTTGAACCTTAAATTAACTAATCCCTCCCCCGCTTATGTCGGTATCGGCAATGTATATCTTGCCAGAGGTCAGATGGCGGTTGCTCGTACCAATTATCAGAAAGCAGTAGCTGCCGATCCCAATAATCTTGATGCAAATTACCAACTTGCCAGCGCATACTTTTTGGAGGGTAAATTTGACCAAGCTACCACCGAGTTTGAAAAAGTGGTTAAACGCCAGAATGATCGTGGGCTTGCTTGGTATTATCTAGGGCTATTGTATTCACGCCAGAATAGAGTTGACAATGCGCTGCAAGCCTTTAAGAACGCCGTTCAATTCGACCCTAACCGGGTAGAAGCCCATTACGAATTGGGAAATGCTTTCCGGGTCAAAGATCAGCGTGAACAGGCTCAGGCAGAATATGATGCCACCCTTAAATTGAACCCAACTTTTTACCCTGCTTATCTGCAAAAAGGCTTGGTACTTGAAAGCTTTGGTCACTATGATGATGCCCGCACCGCTTTAAGTCAGGCTTTGAGAAGTAGCGACCCAATAATCAACCAGCAAGCCCGCGATGCACTTACTCGTATTGGTAATCAATAAGTAGTTTCCACTCATCAGAATCCCCCAATTGTGGCTGTATTAATTTTGACGTTTAGATAAACCAAAGGGCAAGCAGTGTTGGCACAACTTGCCCAGACGAGTAATGTTCTAATTGAGAAAGGACACTACTCGTATGAACCTTAACACACTTAAAGAATTTCGGCACGAAATCTATGACTGCTTTGAATACGCCAGTGACGCATTGTTTAATCTGGCGGATGCCCTTATGACAGAAAGCCAGGCTCAATCGGTACTGGAACTGACCCTTTCGCCCAATTTTGAGCGAAAATGGCCCAGTTTGTATGAGGCTTTGCAAATGGGTCAAGTTAACCAAACTCGCTTCGAGCAAACCATGGTGCGCTACGCCCCTCATCCCTTCGATGGTGAAAGATTGGTACTGGCAGTGGATGCTACCAATATCGAGCGACCCTTTAGCACTACATCTGCAGATCGTGGCTGGCTTTACAAACACAATCTGCCCAATTGTGATAAGCCCGTGACCGTGGGTTGGCAATTCTCGACCGTGGTGGTGGTGCCGGCTCAAACCAGTAGCCATACATACATTGTCTCCAACCGCAGGATCAAAACCAGTCAAACACCAGCAGAGGTAGCCAGCCAGCAACTGAGCGAATTGCGCCCATATTTTGCTGAAAGACCGCTCAATCTGGGAGACCGGTACTACCCCACCAAAGCATTTATTCAAAATAGCAGTAAGGACTATGACTTGCTGCTGCGGCTCAAGTCTAACCGAGTATTCTATCGAAAAGTGGTGAGAGATGAGCAGAAACGAGGTCGCGGCGCTCCCGCTAAACACGGTGCTCGTTTCCAATGTAATGATCCCAATACGCACGGTTTGCCGCAGCGAGTGTGGGTTGGGACGGACGAAAATGGACACAAACTGGTAGTAAGCGCATGGACTGAGCTGCATTTGAGGGAAGCACCTGAACTGGCACTGAGCATAATCCGAATACAGCGTGAGGCAGCCAGTGGTAAAACCCATGACCCTCTGGAAAGTTGGTATGTGTGGTCGGGTCAAACTGAGCTTGACCTGACGCAAGTCTGGTCGTATTACAAGAGGCGTTACTCGATAGAACACGGCTATCGTTTTGACAAACAAGATTTGTTGTGGGAAAAACCACGCTTGCGCTATCCGAGCCAGTTTGAGTTGTGGACGGCGATAGTCAGTTTGGTACACGACGAATTGCAAATCGCTCAAGGCTTGGGCTTGGAAGTGTTGCGACCTTGGGAAAATAGTCAACGACAGCCAAGCCCTCAGCAAATTCGACGAGGCTTGTCCGGAATAATTGTGCAGTTGGGCAGTCCGGCCAAAGCCAGCAAAGTGCGAGGAAATGGGAAGGGTCGAGCGGTTGGCACCAAAGTAAGACCGGCTACCCGCTATAAGGTGGTCAAAAAGGGGTTTTCTACCTCTAATTTGACGAATATTCGCTGTTAAATTTGCTGGTAACTGGCTACAAACTGTCATTCTTTTGTAAGTTCCGATACGGGTTTCTATTTCCTATAGCCCCGTTTATCTAAACGTCAAATTAATTAATAAGTGCAAAATATATATGAGTTAAATTTGCGTAGGGGTTGCGTTAACCTTGAAGTTCCGCTATATTTGTTAAAACATCCTTATCACTAAGTTTAATAATGACAAGGGGTAAAGCTAACTTTACTGAGGTTTGGGGTAGAGAATTAAAAAATGCAATATGCTAATGATTCTTCAGGATTGCCTTCTCGCCTTGAAAGGCATACCGGTAATCTTCGACGCTTAGACTCAAGCGATTCTTCTGCGGGGAGTTGGCTGGCTGAGATAAAAGCCGAATTAGAAGCCAAGAGACAGGCTGATGCTGTTTTACAGTACAGACGAGATGCGATGGTTACCCGTTTGATGTTTGAATTAAATCGGGTACATTGTGTTGAACTGCTTGAGGAAATGAATCGTGAATTGCTTAATCGCGAGGGTAGGGTTGAGCCGGTTTATAATGAACGGCACGAATTATCACTAACTTGGCCCGTTCCGGGTGGCAGAAACCATATTAATGTAGGGGCTGATTTTGATGATGCTTCTGAGAGAATTTACTTGGTGGTTACCGGAAACCACATAAAGCATATACCCGTTGACGAAGCCGAGCTTAAAGCAGCCCTAATAGGCGCTTTCCGCAATCCTCAATTTGAGGTGTATCGCTGGTAATTAAGAACAGAAACCTGTTTAACGATAATTAAAAGCAAAATCCCATAAAAATAAACGAAAGTGGCTAGCCCTACTCTAGGGGTTAGCCACTTTCGTTTTTATACCTTGTAGAACTGATTTTTACTTCAGTCTTGCGCTAATGCCGGAACGCTTTGCTTGTTAGCCCGATTCTTCAGGGCTTTAATAATATACTGAATAGCGTTAACCAGCACTGTAAAGTAGGCGACCAATATCAGTATCAACAGAGCCTTGTGATCTACACCAGTTACTAGCGCCATTACATAAAGAGTATGCAATATAAGAACAATGGTTGATACTACATCTTCCCAGAAAAACTCGCGGGATAGGTAGTAAGCCCCAATAACTTCTTTCTCCCAGAACATTCCGGTTATGAACATGAAATACAGGAATGCAGTTTTGAAGATAATGGTAAAGTTGGTTACATCAAACAGTTTATCGGTAGTGAGCGTATAGATTACAAATCCCAAGCTGATGAAAAGTATCAACACCTGTATCGGCGCACCGATATACTGCACAATAGTCCATTTGCTTTTAGCTTTGCGTTCCATTTGTTCGGCAGAATAACGACTCATAGCATCTCCTTCGGTTGAATTTTCAAATCTCACAACTTATTGTGATGAATATACAACTAACAAAGACCTTAGAATGTAGCTGAGATTACAATTAATTGTTTGCTCGGTTTGTCGTTTGAGGAAAGAGGCGAGGAATGCACGGGGACTAGTTGATATGGATTAATCTTTATACCCTGCTTTGTGTTTGAGCCGTTTTAATAAAAGCGCCGCTTCTCTCATTTTAGTATCTCCGGCTTCAAACAGGATTTTTCGGTATTCTTCGATGGCGGTAATTGCTTCGGGTAACATGCTGGCTTTCTCGTATGCTATTCCGAGATTTGCCAAAGTATCAGCTACTGCTACCAATTCATCGGGTTGTACGCGCGCCAACATCAGTGCTTTCTGATAGTATTGCACCGCTTCAAGGGATTTGTTCTCATTTGAAAGTAATACGCCAAGCGTGTTCAAAGTAGAGTATGCTGTTTCGAAATCTAGCCCATCGAGGTTATTTGCGGCAGCAGCCAGATATTTAACCGCTTCTTCATTATCTGCTATTCCCGCGTAGGCAAAACCGAGGGTGATGTACAAAGTCTGTATATTTCCCGATTCACCTAATTGTATAGCAAGCTCAAGGGCGCACTGAAAATCCTCGATTGCTCCGCTCAGGTCATTGCTTTCTTGGCGCACTAACCCGGCGTAATAGTGGGCTTCTAGTTCTTTCTCAAACCATCCTTCGGCGGCTGCCATTGCTGCCGCTTCGTGGTACAGGGCTGTGGCAGATTTAAATTGCTTTTTGGCACGCAATTCTTCCGCCTTTTTGTACTTTTCTTCAAGATATTTATTGAGAACTTCCTTTTCCATATTTGCTACCGTACACAATTAGAAATCCTCTAAAAGAAAAGGGATAAAGGCGACTGGTAAGGGTAAATGTTCATTCAAAAAATGCTCAAGCAGGTTCAAACCTAAATTGAACAGGCTCAAATCCAGTCGTTCGGTGCGATGAATGACCCGGTTCCAGCCTTCAGCTAAAGCTATCGTACCCAGATGTACAATCCAAAGATAAGCCAGACAAGCCGCTAACAATAACCTTTCTAGCCGTTTAGGGTCATCCAAATGGCTCTTGTCCAGCCGAAACCCTCGGCTCTTGCTATCGGAAAAGAAGGTTTCAATCCTAAACCTCTTTTTGTAGTACCGGATTGCTTCCTGGGCTAGAGCCAAATTACTCACCAGATAAAGTGGCTCACGGTAAGGCTTTTGCCAGACCGCTATGACCAGTACTGGTCCGTACTCGTGTTTGCTGAATGCTACGCCGCTCTGACTCACTACCTGACCAGGCTGAA
This window contains:
- the bchF gene encoding 2-vinyl bacteriochlorophyllide hydratase, with product MSRYSAEQMERKAKSKWTIVQYIGAPIQVLILFISLGFVIYTLTTDKLFDVTNFTIIFKTAFLYFMFITGMFWEKEVIGAYYLSREFFWEDVVSTIVLILHTLYVMALVTGVDHKALLILILVAYFTVLVNAIQYIIKALKNRANKQSVPALAQD
- a CDS encoding transposase encodes the protein MNLNTLKEFRHEIYDCFEYASDALFNLADALMTESQAQSVLELTLSPNFERKWPSLYEALQMGQVNQTRFEQTMVRYAPHPFDGERLVLAVDATNIERPFSTTSADRGWLYKHNLPNCDKPVTVGWQFSTVVVVPAQTSSHTYIVSNRRIKTSQTPAEVASQQLSELRPYFAERPLNLGDRYYPTKAFIQNSSKDYDLLLRLKSNRVFYRKVVRDEQKRGRGAPAKHGARFQCNDPNTHGLPQRVWVGTDENGHKLVVSAWTELHLREAPELALSIIRIQREAASGKTHDPLESWYVWSGQTELDLTQVWSYYKRRYSIEHGYRFDKQDLLWEKPRLRYPSQFELWTAIVSLVHDELQIAQGLGLEVLRPWENSQRQPSPQQIRRGLSGIIVQLGSPAKASKVRGNGKGRAVGTKVRPATRYKVVKKGFSTSNLTNIRC